The Lathyrus oleraceus cultivar Zhongwan6 chromosome 5, CAAS_Psat_ZW6_1.0, whole genome shotgun sequence genome includes the window AAAATGTGTTGCTTCGTCACCTATGGGTTTTCTACAGTCCCTCCCAATTTCGGAGCAAATTTGGGACGACATATTCCTTCATTCCCCGAAAACACCCTCACATAGATAGGAAGGTGGTGCCCCTTCATGGTATTCCACAGTCTAGTGTTAGGGATCGCGATTCATTGTTTGTTGGTTTATTTTGGAAATAATTGCTTCGTTTGCAAGGAACGGTGTTGAGCATGAATTCCAAAGCCTAATGGTCAAAGGGAGATCATATCATTTTTGTTTCAcaatttttttctaaaaaatacTAAATAAGAAAAGAGTTTAGCAAGTGAATATGACATAGCACATGTAAAGTATTCAAAAGCAAAAGGATTTAAATATATGACCTGAATTCTATCTTCAGTTGGTAAAGGTTCACATCTACCTTCCGAAGTCTCCAATTCTTGTGCTTTTGTTATCTCAATTTCAATTATCATTCTTATTGTATCTTCTATTTCGTCAGCAATAACTTTGATCAATTTATCATTGAAATATGAACTAGAGGTCTGCATAATGAGCATGCGTTGCTtatatgaaaaaataaatatgATCCAAACATATCACCAATATATATTTTTGCAGAATTGTTTTGTACCTGAATGCATTTGGCAAGTAAGCTCCATACAATTGCATACAAAACCCTGTCAGTTTCCTGCATGTGTTTTACAATGGAAAGAAATAAGTCAATCCATTAACTGATATATTAAGAAGTAACAATGATAACCAAATACCTTCTTCAACACTTCAATGAGAGACTTCACAATGAAGAAAGTCAAACCACTTTTAGTATCAATATTTTTGTCACCTACTTTAAGTGAGAGTAATAAGTTTGGAAGACCTAGAAATTGAAAGTGAAATACTTTATCAAAAATAGCTGAAACCCAAATTTGAAGACATTTTTTATGAAACAAATTTGAACATAATCAACATAATTTTAATTTTAGCTTCACCTAAAACAGAAGCCTTGCGAATTTGAAAACTAGAACAACCAACCAAGCGCGTAAACAATGCAGTGACCTACACATTTAAATACATGTTTAATTAGTCGCATGTTTTCTTTTTAGGTAGAAACCGCTACATAAACCAAAAACATCAGATCTATCAACCTTGCCTATGCTGGGGAAAAAGTTTATAGATGACCGAACAGCACAATATGACAATATATTACAAGCCCAAACTATCATAGTTTCAaccaaactcttttcataatcaTCCTTGAGCTTATCGACAGTTAAGGCCAGATGGAGTTGAGCGGATCCAAGCAACATTGGCATAAGTTTATCTAAATATTTGTCAATACTCACTCTTGGGCACCGACAGATTTGATCCAGAGCCTGCacaatgtttacaaaattaggAATGTAAACTTTCAACTAGCATAAtcgtgtgtgtgtgtggtggAGGATGGGGGGTTTAATTGATTTCAAATATACCTTTAAGATGAAACATTTTGCTAAGTATTCCGTATTGCTCAGTTTTTCTTCAAGTGATATTACAGATTCCATGACCTTGAAATGTTACAAGATCAATTAGCACAAAAAGAAATTATTTCGTAATTATTTGACGACCTTTAAGATATATAAATTGTCACAACTTTAACCAAATTTCAAATGATATATTGTTCTAGGATCACAAGGTACATCAAGATTATTCTTGAATGATCGCAAAAGTATTTGTATAACCTATAAATTAAATCTTTTATATCCCCCTTAATTTTGAATTTCAATTTATATCTCAGTTTTAACTTTGCTTTCAATGATACATTCTATATTATTTGAGTCAGTTCAAAATAGAATTAGCAGAAATACGCACCTGAACAACTTCCTGCTCTTCGAAACTATCTGGCCCAACTTCCCTAACAAGATATACCATGCATTCTAGACATTGCGCAAAGAGCAAGAATCTAGGTAAATTATACATATCAAAAACAATGACTTTCAATCCTTCCAATGTTGTATCGTAATGATTTTGGCGAAAAGTTTCCTGTATGCAACAATTACACATCAAATCACATTAGCAGAATTATTGACCATAACCAAAATCTACATCATTCCAAGATTTCAGATATTAACATATACCGGCATTAAAACTGCAAATGATTTCAGGGTGTCAATAGCTTCGACCTGTAACTTTTGTTTTTCATGCTGAAAACTCAGAAAAACCATTTAGCTTATTGTAAGTACATAAAACATAAGAAACAATAGAAAAATAATGGTTGACACCACCAATATGACGTGTAAATATGTACAAACAATCATATGGATTATGTACAGTAAGCAATGATTGCATATAAAACCATAATACGTGTGTAAATGAGAAGTTGATAGTGAAAATTGCAGACTAAGTACCTTAAGAAGTGCAAGTAATGATGCTATAATTGATTCCCCAAAAGGTGATATTTTGTCTAGGCCACAACTTTTTACCAAGGAATGAATGGCAATAACAGCATATAACTGCAGAAAATAGTAAACTACGGATATCATTTACAAAACAACTTAATAAATAATGCTTCAGTGTATACATAGAAAAACTTACGTGAAATCCGTTTTTAAGATAATTACTAGTACGTCTAAAATCAATAACCAATGCTCACATTTCAATATGAGTAAActaataacaataaaaaaatgTTTCGGAAGAAAATGTATAAAAATTTAAAACAtattaaaaataagaaaatatgTCAAAATCTCTCATGAAGCCCACAAGTACTAATCATGGTGTGGACTAGCTATTTTTGTGTGATTGTATGCAATTTGAGAAGAGTCAATCAATTGTAACTTGTGAATTGAAATAATTGCTTAAGGCTGTGGAGTGAAAGTCCACACTCCACAGAGAAGCAGTGCTGGCACTAAAAGTTACCTACATCGTTGGTACGCTATGGTGTCCAAAGGTAAATAGAAACATATAAATTGAATCAAAGAAAACAGACAGCTTTTTATCAACTGATGTCAAGCTGCAGCGTTAATATTTTTGTACCTGTACACGAGCACAAGAGTTACATCTGATGATAGGAACTAGTTTAGCCAATAACTTCTTGTGATATTGGTCATGCATTAATAGTTCCTTATATTCACTCAAAAACTCAATTGCTTTCATAGTAGCCCAAAGTACCCGGGGGTCCAGGTCATCCAGTGACTTAAGGACCAGTCTCGCAACTTGGTCAAAGTACTGTATCAAGTCCTGTGATAGAAAAAGGGAATAGAAAATCATGTTTGAATGAAATTGTTAGAACCACAAATAGCATGATCTGAACAAAATCGGCAAAAATACTAAATAACAAAAATCATTTTCTAGCATTGTGTGCACTCAGAAAAGACATGTAGTTGCAAATTGTCCGCTTCTCGCATAAGAATGTATCATTCTAATGACACAACTATAAGTAACCAACCAAGAGTTACAAACTCAGTATCTGACATCTCGCAAAATCCAATAGATTTTAATTTGTTAAAAGTTACTGTTTGATTAGTGAAGGTCCATACTCCACAAGGGATGCAATTATTTAAACTCGGTGGTGTCATTAAAGTTTATGCTTGTGTAAgagaaaccaaaatacaaatgCAAACTTCATCCGCATAAAGTTACATACAAACACACATCAGGACATGACATACATATTTCATATCATGACAAAGGTTTTTAAAAATTGCCTGCAACCGTATTTATGGCTGCGGCGTATTTTTTTTCTTGTTCCTATAGACACATTGCAAGTCTGCAATTTTTCTTAATATTCAGGATAACAACGCGATTTACCCTAGCTCGCATGATAACAAAAATGAAAGAGGTAATGCTTGTCTAGAAACACACACACGCTTCTCAAAAACAATGTACTACAGAGAACATGTAGAAAAATTACATGACATGATTGCTCTTTCTATAAGGTAATGCATCATCAAGAAAACACTTTAGAGTTCAAAGCTTATTCAATATCATATACTACAAACATACCCCTTTGATGTTTTTCTCTGCAATCCGACCAATGGCAAGCATTGCTGCATGACGAAGCCGCCAATCAATATCCGATGCATATTTTATTGTTATCGTCTCAATTGCTGTAGGAATAAACACACCTTCATCCCCATCTAAAGCGAGTGAATTGAATAAAAAGCTTCCACGGTAAAAAGCATCTGTCATCCCAACGTTAATAAAATGCCTATAGTCCACATCATACCAAAGAGGATCATCAACGACACGCGACATCATGTTCATAGCAACTACAAGGACTCTCTTCAATTCCTCATGAGAAAGATTCTTGATCACACTCGCCTCATAGAGCTCCTTGATAACATTAACCGCTACAGACCCTAGTTCCTCGCTTGCATCTTCTATCTCCGCTACTCGAATCATACACCAAAACACATCACCATGTTTCCCCCTCAAGATAGTTCCATCGCCCGGTGTAACTAAATCCAACAAACTATGAATCCTATTCATCAGAACCACTTCTTCTCCGTGTTGATCGATGGTATTTAACAAAATCGGAAAGACAGAATCAGATAGTTTTGTAGTCTGAATATCCTTCGACGATGATATCAACGAAATCGATGAATTGTATGCCAGTGCCTTTAATTCCTGATCCATAGAGAAAACTAATTCTGAAACTATCGAGAAGACAAGATCAAAGTTGCCTTGATTCAGCCAGAACTCCCTGTTCACTGTAGAAACAGTTAACAACATAAGCCCTTTCTTATTGTTCAATTTCGAGTCGCCAGAAATGCAATCATAAACGTACTGGAGAAGCTCCTCCCAACCCCTGAGAGCAGATTGGTGCAACCTGTCAACGAGGAGGCCAATCGCTTCGCATAGCCAAGGAAACATATCTTCTTCGGATTCGACcttgaatgaatgaagaagagggTTTTTGAGTTCAATCAGGATAGATGAATTCAAGGGACTCTTTTCACCTCTCTGGAGAATCTGAAGGAGGTAACCTAAGGAATCGACTCGTGTTAGAAGCGGAGGATGGAGTTGGAGGATGTTAACGAGCTTTAATGAGAACGCATTAGGGTAATGAAGTTCAAACGATGTGAAGATTTTCGATATCGATTCTTTCTTGGTTTCGTCGGATTCATCGATTGCTTCTTGGAGCGACAAGAGGTCGTTGGATTCGAGGAACTTTGCAGCGTGTTCTTGAAGTTCAAAGCCGTGGATGAGTGATTCATCTTGGCTTTCTTCAATAAGCCTTCTCTTTAACACTCTTTCAGCCAAGTAATTGCGCTGGGGCAAGTTTATATCCGGCTCGAACGGATTGCGCAGGGAAGATTCCGGCGTTTCAGCCAAGTAATTGCGCGGTGGCGACGAGTTTATCTCCGGCTCAGATGGATTTTGCAGGGAAGATTCCTGTGTTGAGGCGGAGCTAGTTGATAACCCCATTGTTGAGGAAGGTTGAAACTTCAAACGCCGTTTTTGGAGGGAAAGTAACGGTTAGTTTTATGGAATCTGTTATGCTGTTGTGGAAGTTATCCACGTCAGCATTTCTTTCACATTGTGGACTCAATGTAATGGGCGGGCCTGAAGCCCATTGTTCAGATCTGAAGCCCATGACAGTGCTGCTGCTGAGATGGAAGTGAGGTGGAATTTCTGTCTTCCGCTCCTCTTGCGTCTCGCAGTCTCTGGGTCTATGGATGCTATGTTTCGCTTCCAAAACCCTAGCTAGATATTACGAAATTTATACTGATTTCAAGCTTTTTCAGGAGATACTGTGATGGGAAATGAACGGGCTAATATATAAAAGTGAATATTTCCATTTTCTCGTAATAATTGTTATTGCAAGCAAAAATTGTTCTAGTCTTATCACTTTAGTTTGCAAATTAAGTTTAATCATTTTATCCAACGAGTAATTTGGATACCATGCAAGGAATACTGTGTGACTGAGGAAATATCATGTAGTAAGAGTAATGTGCAAGTTGGTATCGGGTTATGACGGTCGAAGGGTTCATAAAATGGAAAAATCAAtttcaaatgaaataaaatggacGGCTTCGATTTTGGTAAATGTATAGGTGGGTAATCAAACAACCCGAACCTTGGTCTTTTAGGTTGAAATGGGCCGTTTCGGTTCCAGTTTTAATAGTTTTTATGGGAGGTTTTAACTTGTCTTCCCACAATCGTACTTAATCTATCCCCCACCCACACATCTTTGGCACTATTACTTTTATGCCCTTATAAAAAATTGAGATTTTTTATTGTACTTATAGAAATTTATAAAGAAATATcagaattttaaaaaaaaattgtaaaaaagggaattttttgaattttttttaaaaaattgaacGGAATTTGGTATGTATCTATACCCGTGAATTGAGTCCGTTGGAGGTTTTGGGCCCGAGAACGGCCGAGCTCGTCCGTTGTCCAGCCCTAATCGAAATCAGAAAATTTTACCTCGTcccctacaattgtacccacACCCCTACAAATAAATCTTTTTtaccaaaataccctcatataaatagggtatatttttcAGAAATGGAATTTTTTTTCATTTGCGCTTGAAGACTTTCGGAACAGACATTTATGGGATTTTTTGGCATTGTAAACCGGAACACTAAGAGTACGTCTTCCGGTTCACATattgtataccggaacacttatCCAAAGTCT containing:
- the LOC127083762 gene encoding uncharacterized protein LOC127083762, with translation MGLSTSSASTQESSLQNPSEPEINSSPPRNYLAETPESSLRNPFEPDINLPQRNYLAERVLKRRLIEESQDESLIHGFELQEHAAKFLESNDLLSLQEAIDESDETKKESISKIFTSFELHYPNAFSLKLVNILQLHPPLLTRVDSLGYLLQILQRGEKSPLNSSILIELKNPLLHSFKVESEEDMFPWLCEAIGLLVDRLHQSALRGWEELLQYVYDCISGDSKLNNKKGLMLLTVSTVNREFWLNQGNFDLVFSIVSELVFSMDQELKALAYNSSISLISSSKDIQTTKLSDSVFPILLNTIDQHGEEVVLMNRIHSLLDLVTPGDGTILRGKHGDVFWCMIRVAEIEDASEELGSVAVNVIKELYEASVIKNLSHEELKRVLVVAMNMMSRVVDDPLWYDVDYRHFINVGMTDAFYRGSFLFNSLALDGDEGVFIPTAIETITIKYASDIDWRLRHAAMLAIGRIAEKNIKGDLIQYFDQVARLVLKSLDDLDPRVLWATMKAIEFLSEYKELLMHDQYHKKLLAKLVPIIRCNSCARVQLYAVIAIHSLVKSCGLDKISPFGESIIASLLALLKHEKQKLQVEAIDTLKSFAVLMPETFRQNHYDTTLEGLKVIVFDMYNLPRFLLFAQCLECMVYLVREVGPDSFEEQEVVQVMESVISLEEKLSNTEYLAKCFILKALDQICRCPRVSIDKYLDKLMPMLLGSAQLHLALTVDKLKDDYEKSLVETMIVWACNILSYCAVRSSINFFPSIGKVTALFTRLVGCSSFQIRKASVLGLPNLLLSLKVGDKNIDTKSGLTFFIVKSLIEVLKKETDRVLYAIVWSLLAKCIQTSSSYFNDKLIKVIADEIEDTIRMIIEIEITKAQELETSEGRCEPLPTEDRIQGVVHLITTTIDTFKDRFMPHVDDLLSNVVVFLADDNSDRVVAFAISIFNVILPLFPDKLPLYHDRYSLASCFALRRDYPCSELHATRAIGICAMYGGDQFKALASEGILRLYNVMGKIRHCILCDTAVAALGKIFEFHHDSIGPKAVQKWLNFLPLKHDFNEARYAHGLLSKLIQRSDEYLFGSNNENLAKIISIVKEILSGPDRLGSEEAINQMIDFIDQHGGVEVEIGG